The Papilio machaon chromosome 17, ilPapMach1.1, whole genome shotgun sequence genome segment atacatttatttatagagcATTATTTGtgtatggatgaatatttGGCAATTGAGCAAGTTGTTAGTCTGACGTGGTGTACTGTCAGCATTTACGTAGGTCAGAGAAGTAATATAgatgagaaaaaaatacagaggTGTAGAGAAGAGAACGCTCTGACCACTTATGAAGTCATTTTACTTCAAGCATTTTGTTCAGAAAAGGTCCTCCCTTTTCTGACCAAAGTACTTGATGTAAGACTTTGTGGTAAGTTGTTACGTGTCTATAGTAATGTGACACGGTGATTGCTGTGTTTCAGGTATAAGGCATCCAGAGGAACTGTCCCTATACTATCCCCTCGAGCCCTCACATTTGAAGCAGAACTACCAGAACTTAAAGGAggcaaagaaaataaagtcCACACAGCCACCGGACACTAACACATTCATAGCGGCTACGCGCGGCTCCTCCAACAGTCTGGACCGATCCAACGGGCCCTGCCCCGCCACGCCGCCGCCACCGAGGTCCCTTTCAGCTACGCCTGTCGCTTCTAATCATGTAAGAACTGCAAGTCTTATTTCAAatggtttaaattaatttgtatctCTTGGGTGGTGGGATAATGGAAGGTCGAATCAATCGTGCTTAAATTTATGTTCCTTTTTTTACAGAATGGCACAATCCGGCGCTACGGCGGTCACATATACAGTACACAGAGCGACGGCTCCAGCGATGGTGGCTATTGCGGCACTCCGCCGCGCGCCTCCTCTCTTGACGCTTTGGATGCTCTCAGCGACCTGTCCCTCGCTGACTCGCCGCTGGAGCCCGATTCACAGTCGCGAGAATCACTACTCACTCCCAAGTCTCTTATGGAACGCGCCAGGATGAATGTCGGGTAAGCCTAAATAATTTGATCTCTGTTTTAACAGGATTTCGATAAAATGAGATCAGCTAATGTGTATAGCCATTGTTTGTAGGTGGCTGGACTCGTCGTTGTCTATAATGGAACAGTACGTACGCGAGTGGGACACGCTGCAACTGCGCTTCAAGTTCTACTCGTTCTTCGACCTGACGGCGCGGGCGCAGGACGCGGCGCGCCTCAACCAGCTCTACCAGCAGGCGCGCTGGCAGATCCTCAATCAGGAGGTGCACTGCACTGAGGAGGAGATGCTTCTCTTCGCCGCATTACAGGTAAAATTGCAATCTTGATCcttatttataagtataattatcatattaatgtttacagtttagtttgaaatttatgatggtgattttttttggtccttcgagtccgatttataatattttcagataTCCTATTCATGACAAAGCAGGTATGAATAAAGgacaagaaaaataatttcgctGTATTTTCAACTCTGTTTACTTTGTATATTGCAGTTACAAATCGAGCTGCAGACGCTGGCGGGGGGCAGCGCGGAGGCGGCCGACGGTGCAGTGGGGGGCGGCGGGGCCGAGGGCGCGCCCGAGGACGACATCGACGCGGCGCTCAGCCAACTGCAGCAGCAGCTGGAGGGCGGCCCGCCCGCGCGCCAGGACATCACACACGTGCCCGAACTCGCAGACAACCTCAAGTACCTCAGGTAACATACAACTAGCTCACATCATATCTTACATAAAACTGTTTATGACACATGCGGTGGCATAATTATTGATTAACGTGATCAGTTCtttgtaatttcttaataaagtcTCGTCAACGATTTCTAAGATCAGTTAGTAGCACCTACTGGGGCCAATGGTGAATACATTTTAGggtcaaatttttttaacaatttatatgtatagaagGAGCTTAAACATATGCAGTAGAATTATTACATATACAATATTGACAATGCGATTTTTTTTGCATCATTACTTCGTTCGTCGCGTGCGCGCTACAAGTGAGTGTAGCAACGGACGCTGTTTGATCGCGTAAGAGTTAAACCCCCTCCCCTgtgtataaattgttttttattttttctttcattactAAAAATAGTATCAATATGTACTAATCTTACatcactgatttttttttttcaattaaaatactgTGATAAATGTGATGATTTTTGTCAATAACTtgttctgtaatttttttttcatattaatttagatttatttaattaacatcttattgttttttttagatccGTATACAATGTAAATTATGGCCCACTATAGATAATTTTGTTCATGTGAAAATCTTTTAAGCCCTAAATCCGCTTGTTGTTGTACTATTCGTATATAAATTTGAGTTTTCTATTTAGAGATGTTTAAAGGGGTTAAAGTTATTCAATATCTTGGCGCTTCAAAACTCTAGAAATGCATAACCCAATCTTATGCATGGTGGGATAAAGGGATGCGGAGGGGGAAAGACCATGAGcgaaccaaaaaaaattaaactaataataataatgaagggtgtaattgttattatagACCGAAGCGGTTCACGCTGAAGGCATACAAACGTGGCTGGGTGTCATGTCGTGATGGTGTACTGCGTATACACTCCTCCAGTGAGGCAGCCGCACGTGGAGACCCGCCTTCCTATGCTGTAGAACTGCGTGGTGCTGAGGTATGCTCTCAATGCCTTGGGTAGGGCAAAAGCTATCTATAGGAAGGGGCGCCAAAAGTCTCATTTAACTCTCCCACCCCCAGACCTAGTAAGAAGGGGGCACTGAACAAAATCTATtgctttcgtatttataatgaatttttgtgtttatttttattttagaaggTATGTCTCCTATAAAAGGGGGGCGCTGTTGATATTTTGCTAAGGTCCTTTcggataattattttttttttaaataaaatattgtgttatgTGCAGGTGACTCCGGACGCACATCCCGCGTCTGGTCGCTACAGCATCAAGCTGGAGGTGCCGGCTGAAGACGCCATGAACGAGATGTGGCTCAAATGTGACGACGTAAGTTCTATAtacctatttatattttaaatcttaatgaTTACTTCGGTTAGTTTGTACTGATGAAGTTAGATGTTGGTTCTACTGTTACGTGCACCATGTTAAAGGTAATCAGAACTCAATAACTCATCAGAACATGGAATTACTTCCTAAAGCTAATACTTATATGAGCTCTATGTGGCGAGCTAATGTTCAAATTGGTCGTCAGTGTTTTGCGCGATTGATTACTTCAAACCggttaatatattaaatactagttgtcgtctgcgactccgtctgcgcgaaataaaaaaaaatagtaagtagcctatgtgttctttcagactatgttctacatctgtgcctaattttatcaagatctgttagGGAGATATTTTTGTTAGTAAATCGCGAGCTCCGTCGCTATTTACATGTGTCCACTCTCATACAGCATCATATGTTTGATATTATCACCAGCGTAGCGCTTCTTGCTACTGACGTTAGTTCGCAGCGGCCGCGTGTTCAATGTCACCACTCTCATTAAACAACCACCATTTTCTGATAATGAAATGACTTTAAgaagaagtggatttgattgAGGAGAAAACatataggaagggaaaatattctttttctgtaCGTCCCTTCCTCCGTAGattgcatctgcaattgcgagaTGTCTATGAACAACGATCGTTTCGCTAGCcatctaataatatttaaaaaaagtttgaaattaGTTGTCATGTCgtgtttaaataatgttgtaaCATGCAGGAGGATCAGTACGCGAAGTGGGTGTCGGCGTGTCGCCTGGGGGCGCGCGGCCGCTCGCTGGCTGACGCGGCGTTCCTGCAGGAGGCTGCCGGAGTGCGCGCCCTGCTCCGTCTGCAGCGCCCGCAGCCCGGCGCTTCGCCCCCGCCCCGAGCACTGCCGCATCTCGACCATCTGCTGCCAGAGAACTACCTCGCGCCCAAATATCTCAAGAAGCTCAAGGGAAAGGTAAATATCTACATCTAAAGTGATGAAGCGCAGAAGGAATTGCTTCGTACAATAGTTTTTTAGTCATCTCTCTCgtttctgtttaaatattatgtgtcTCCCTCGCTTTGATACAATGATCTCCTGTTTGAGGGATTGTAatcattttacttatatttttgtttgaccttgaattatgttataattaacaaactaaagttttcattgatatattagaaaaaggagtgatttttttttatgaattaaaaagaaaactaactCGCTGTCCATTCCgcgtttaaaaatgttgtctcATACAAGTTAAATTGcacataacataaaatgtttgtcaCCACTGTCAGTGGACTAAAAGGTctttgtatgaaatttttcatTCTCCGCGTTTGGGATATAGAAgtataattatcattattttgtattccgtaaattttttttttaacaaacaacgTTAATCttttgtgtttaattaaagGAAATAATACTAGAATATTCCCTAGTCCAATGGAACTTTAGACGAAGGGCGTGAAGATTTCTAACCAACCTGATCTTAGTTAATTAAGATATCAACCACACCAAACATAAGTACTTCCTTGGCGCAGCCCAAAGACACAAAAGACCACCACCGCCAAACTTTGGAGACATTCCAGGTCCAGATCCACGGCttaattatcttaaatttGGTGCTGAATTTTAgacattttctaattttttttttagaaaagttAGGGaaggatttggcggaggaggggacgcataggaaggagaactATCCTcttcctgtgcgtccccttctccgttgattaaagttaAACAACGCAtctgtctatgggcaacggtcgcctcgcgaTTTCGGCAAATTTAGGTgaccttttcatataaaaaaataataataaatatgttaaaaattgcaGTTCACACAGCGTGTGCTGGAGAGCCATGCGAATGTGAAAGACTTGCCGCTGCTGGAGGCGAAGCTGCAGTACATAAAGACTTGGCAGAACCTCGCCGAGTACGGACAGACATTGTTCGTGGTCCGCTTCATGGGACATCGCAAGGACGAGGTGATCAGCATCGCCAACAACCGCATCATGCGCCTCGACCCCAACACTGGCGATCACATCAAGACCTGGCGATACAGCACCATGAAGGTCAGCTCATcttatatatcttatatattaggtccttacatatgaaattggcgtttttcgtactagccactttaatcacgaatttttcctctttggtaaggaattccaaattcaaatttgtacagctatagactcatgtatttgtggttcgatgaccgtcattcatttgttttttttcttctgtttttttctgtttgcgtcactcattttacaaaatggaaaacttaaaatatcgcattatttacgagtacgagttccgccgtggcactagtgctgcggaaacgactcgaagggtgaatgatgtgtatggcggtcgtgttgcaaaagaaaacacagttcgtttttggtgccaacgttttcgttctggaaatttcgatctgcagaacaagctccgtggacggcctgtgactcaagttgataatgaagagttgaaggctattgtggaagcggatccatcgcaaaacacgtccgagttagctgcaggctgcgatgttagtgataaaactgttttaattcacttgaagcaaattgggaagattaaaaagcttgaaaggtgggtacctcacgaattgactgaagcaaaccggcaaacgcgcgtcgactgttgcgttacattactaaaccggcacaataatgaaggtattttaaaccgaatcattacctgtgatgaaaaatgggttctttacgataatcggaagcgctcagcgcaatggttggatcctggccagccagccaaatcctgccccaagcgaaaattaaccccaaaaaagttacttgtaagcgtttggtggactagtgccggtattgttcattacagttttctcaaatctggccagactattacggctgatgtctattgtcagcaattgcaaaccatgatggaaaagctagcggctaaacaacctaggctggtcaatcgctctacgcaactgctgcttcacgacaacgctagaccacacactgcgcaacagacggctactaaattagaagagcttcaattggaaagtctaagacattctccgtactccccggaccttgctccaacagattaccatttttttcgaaatttggataacttcttgcaagggaaaaaattcaactccgatgggcagtccaaatcgccttcaaagattttattgattcccgtcagactgtttttttttagtaaagggatcaatgaactacctatgagatagcaaaagtgcatagaaaataatggttcatactttgattaattaaatatattatattaaaaaatattcgactttttgttcctcccatacaaaacgccaatttcatatgtaaggacctaatatataaaagaaagtcgtgttagttacactatttataactcaagaacggctgaatcgatttgactgaaaattggtgggcaggtagcttagaaccaggaaacggacataggataatttttacaccggtttctattttttttattccgcgcggacggagtcgcgggtaaaagctagtatacaatatttttgtgataaaCAATCGAGCAAACTTGATTTGTTTAATTCCcccttccccttcctatccttttctTGTAAGTAAAAGATGGTAAaagaaagtggatttgacgtaGACATgtccaaaaaaagaatatttcccctaATGTGTCCCCTCCTCTATCTATAaaaggtaacgcatctgcaatttcgAATTTAATTGTCTATTTGCCACCTTGtgatatatacaaaaataggGTAGTGATATATTTGCTAAGACTTAAGAGTTGGTACAAAATCctatatttccccttccctgCCAAATCTATCCCTAGCTATCGTTTCATTATAAGATAtcgggaagggaaagaagactagAATTTTGGTCTCCGGTGTATGGGGTGCCTTATGTTGctattaactaaatatattttgttatctgtactatatcttactaaaagatggatggattatacttagatggatggatgaatgtttgtttgaaggtatcatcatagaatatagtctggaagaacacataggctacttaagttttttttattctgcgcagacggagtcgcgggctacagctgtaatattataaagatgatttgtttgtttgcattgaattggATCTAAAACTACACTATCTTCAGATGACATAAgctataatttgattttttatttttgtgcggacaaagtcgcgtgCAACTGTTagtgatttataatttttattttattttacaggcATGGAACGTGAATTGGGAAATAAAACACATGATGGTGCAA includes the following:
- the LOC106721672 gene encoding unc-112-related protein; translation: MLADGEVVGDGSWNLTIYVTDLNEKRTMVVKGDMHIGGVMLKLTESFGKDFKKDWSDHALWWPTRNKWLSRPKHTLDQYGVHADAALHFTPMHKPLRIQLPDLRYIDCKIDFSIDTFSAVVQLCKNLGIRHPEELSLYYPLEPSHLKQNYQNLKEAKKIKSTQPPDTNTFIAATRGSSNSLDRSNGPCPATPPPPRSLSATPVASNHNGTIRRYGGHIYSTQSDGSSDGGYCGTPPRASSLDALDALSDLSLADSPLEPDSQSRESLLTPKSLMERARMNVGWLDSSLSIMEQYVREWDTLQLRFKFYSFFDLTARAQDAARLNQLYQQARWQILNQEVHCTEEEMLLFAALQLQIELQTLAGGSAEAADGAVGGGGAEGAPEDDIDAALSQLQQQLEGGPPARQDITHVPELADNLKYLRPKRFTLKAYKRGWVSCRDGVLRIHSSSEAAARGDPPSYAVELRGAEVTPDAHPASGRYSIKLEVPAEDAMNEMWLKCDDEDQYAKWVSACRLGARGRSLADAAFLQEAAGVRALLRLQRPQPGASPPPRALPHLDHLLPENYLAPKYLKKLKGKFTQRVLESHANVKDLPLLEAKLQYIKTWQNLAEYGQTLFVVRFMGHRKDEVISIANNRIMRLDPNTGDHIKTWRYSTMKAWNVNWEIKHMMVQFEEGNIIFSVQSADCKVVHEFIGGYIFLSMRSKDANQTLDEELFHKLTGGWT